A stretch of the Flavobacterium sp. 5 genome encodes the following:
- a CDS encoding carboxy terminal-processing peptidase, translating into MKRNYIIFVVTISLSFTLFAFTINSKKIVDPDRDKLLLELLTFVIEKGHYNPAVIDDNFSKGVYKDYIAALDPSKRFFLQSDINEFSKFELELDDQLINKDLIFFNLTYDRLMLRMEESQKIFKEVLNVPFDYKKDESFSVDYDNTPYAKNTKALKEKWRKQIKLSTLSSFTDKQKLEEDKKLKDPTYVMKLDAVLEKETRDSSLTSLNESFGFMIELKRDDWFTLYINSIMSQFDPHTSYFAPDEKERFDEGISGKLQGIGALLLKKNDCIEISELVSGGPAWRGKQLEKGDLVMKVAQGNNVPVDVVGMRLSEVVKKVKGPKGSEVRLTVKKADGTIQIISIIRDIVEIEETYVKSSVVEKKGLKYGIIYLPKFYIDFENKGGRDAGKDIALEIDRLKKAKVNGIVLDVRDDGGGSLSTVVDIAGLFIQDGPIVQVKSAGKRREILYDTDKKVEWEGPLVIMVNEFSASASEILAAAIQDYRRGIIMGSKQTYGKGTVQKVIDLNPFVRNSVNSGVGDLGALKTTIQKFYRINGGSTQLEGVSSDIIMPDRYAYLKMGERDQEHAMPWDKIDATPYAVWNNTSKFDQAILNSKKRIENNAQFQLIEENAKWIDSRSAEDLYSLNIDKFKIAQNIKEEAAKKFKPIADYKNNLKFISLPYEVLKITKDPVLKEKRERWHESLAKDIYVEEALNVLDDLQPKSIVKTSITVDKKSKLVKS; encoded by the coding sequence ATGAAAAGAAATTATATAATATTTGTAGTTACAATAAGCCTTTCGTTTACCTTATTTGCCTTTACTATTAATTCAAAAAAAATAGTTGATCCAGATAGAGATAAATTGCTTTTGGAATTATTGACGTTTGTAATTGAGAAAGGACATTATAATCCTGCGGTTATTGATGATAATTTTTCAAAAGGTGTTTACAAAGACTATATCGCAGCTTTAGATCCGTCTAAACGTTTCTTCCTGCAATCAGATATTAATGAGTTTTCTAAATTCGAATTGGAGTTAGACGATCAATTGATTAATAAAGATTTAATTTTTTTTAATCTTACTTATGATCGTTTAATGCTTCGTATGGAAGAAAGTCAAAAAATATTCAAAGAAGTATTGAATGTTCCTTTTGATTATAAAAAAGATGAAAGTTTTAGTGTAGATTATGATAATACACCTTATGCCAAAAATACTAAAGCGCTGAAAGAAAAATGGAGAAAACAAATAAAGTTATCTACTCTTTCTTCATTTACTGATAAACAAAAATTAGAAGAAGATAAGAAATTAAAAGACCCAACATATGTTATGAAGTTGGATGCAGTCTTGGAAAAAGAAACAAGAGACAGTTCATTAACTTCTTTGAATGAATCTTTTGGATTTATGATTGAACTAAAAAGAGATGATTGGTTCACATTATACATCAATTCTATTATGTCTCAATTTGACCCACACACTTCTTATTTTGCACCCGATGAAAAAGAACGTTTTGATGAGGGTATAAGTGGTAAACTTCAAGGGATTGGTGCTTTATTGCTAAAGAAAAATGACTGCATTGAAATTTCAGAACTTGTTTCAGGCGGTCCTGCTTGGAGAGGGAAGCAATTGGAAAAAGGAGATTTGGTTATGAAAGTAGCACAGGGTAATAACGTTCCGGTGGATGTTGTGGGGATGCGCTTGAGTGAAGTTGTAAAAAAAGTTAAAGGACCAAAAGGTTCTGAAGTTCGTCTAACTGTTAAAAAGGCAGATGGTACAATTCAAATAATTTCTATAATAAGAGATATTGTTGAAATCGAAGAAACATATGTAAAATCGAGTGTTGTTGAAAAGAAAGGTTTAAAATATGGAATTATCTATTTACCTAAATTTTATATTGATTTTGAGAACAAAGGAGGTAGAGATGCTGGTAAAGATATTGCTCTGGAAATAGATCGTTTGAAAAAAGCTAAGGTTAATGGTATTGTTTTAGATGTACGTGATGATGGTGGAGGTTCTTTATCTACAGTTGTTGATATTGCGGGTTTATTTATACAAGACGGTCCTATTGTTCAAGTTAAATCAGCAGGTAAGAGAAGAGAAATTTTATATGATACCGATAAAAAAGTCGAATGGGAAGGTCCACTAGTAATTATGGTAAATGAATTTTCTGCCTCGGCTTCCGAGATTTTGGCTGCTGCTATTCAAGATTATAGAAGAGGAATCATTATGGGCAGCAAACAAACTTACGGTAAAGGAACTGTTCAAAAGGTAATTGATTTGAATCCATTTGTACGTAATAGTGTCAATAGTGGTGTTGGTGATTTAGGTGCTTTAAAAACAACTATTCAAAAATTTTATAGAATAAATGGTGGTTCAACTCAACTTGAAGGCGTAAGTAGTGATATAATAATGCCAGATCGTTATGCTTATTTAAAAATGGGTGAACGTGATCAAGAACATGCAATGCCTTGGGATAAAATTGATGCTACTCCTTATGCCGTTTGGAATAATACATCTAAATTTGATCAAGCTATTCTTAATAGTAAAAAGAGGATTGAAAATAATGCTCAATTTCAATTGATAGAAGAAAATGCGAAATGGATTGATAGTAGAAGTGCAGAGGATTTATATAGTTTAAATATTGATAAATTTAAAATTGCTCAAAATATAAAAGAAGAAGCTGCTAAAAAATTCAAACCAATTGCTGATTATAAGAATAATTTAAAATTCATTTCATTACCTTATGAAGTATTGAAAATTACTAAGGACCCTGTTCTTAAAGAAAAAAGAGAAAGATGGCATGAAAGCTTAGCTAAAGATATTTATGTTGAAGAAGCTCTGAATGTTCTGGATGATTTGCAACCAAAATCAATTGTGAAAACAAGTATTACTGTAGATAAAAAGAGTAAATTGGTTAAGTCGTAA
- the mreC gene encoding rod shape-determining protein MreC, translating to MQQIFSFIIKNSNRILFLLLLGISLSLTIQSHSFHRSKVISSANFLSGGVYERINSMEEYFHLKEQNDQLALENANLKSLLFKTKDSAEIPNLDSLKGVLPKDIIVSKVIHNSFNVYENFLTLNSGAKEGVKSDMGVINSLGIVGIIDNVSTNYSTVISILNTKSQINAKIKSSDHFGTLKWDGKSTGFVQLIDVPRLASVKKGDTIVTGGQSVIFPENIGIGTISKLETDSETHYYTITVKLFNDMTNLGHVYIIKTENSEEIKNLENQRKDE from the coding sequence ATGCAGCAAATATTTTCATTTATTATAAAAAACAGTAATAGAATACTGTTTTTGCTGCTTTTGGGTATTTCATTATCTCTTACCATTCAATCGCATTCTTTTCATAGAAGCAAAGTTATTAGCTCTGCTAATTTTCTAAGTGGTGGCGTTTATGAAAGAATCAATTCTATGGAAGAATACTTTCACTTAAAAGAACAAAATGATCAGTTAGCATTGGAAAATGCTAATCTAAAAAGTTTACTATTTAAGACTAAAGATTCTGCTGAAATTCCAAATCTAGACAGTTTAAAAGGCGTTTTACCAAAAGACATCATTGTTTCCAAAGTAATTCATAACTCGTTTAATGTGTATGAGAATTTCTTAACTTTAAATTCTGGTGCTAAAGAGGGAGTTAAATCAGATATGGGGGTAATTAACAGTTTAGGTATTGTTGGTATTATCGATAATGTTTCTACCAACTACTCTACTGTAATAAGCATACTTAATACCAAATCGCAGATAAACGCAAAAATTAAAAGCTCAGACCATTTTGGAACCTTGAAATGGGATGGAAAAAGTACTGGATTTGTTCAGTTGATAGATGTCCCAAGATTAGCCAGCGTAAAAAAAGGAGATACTATTGTAACAGGTGGTCAATCTGTTATATTTCCTGAAAATATTGGAATTGGAACCATCTCTAAATTGGAAACAGATAGTGAGACTCATTATTACACAATTACTGTAAAATTATTCAATGATATGACCAATTTAGGTCACGTTTATATCATAAAGACTGAAAACAGCGAAGAAATTAAAAATTTAGAAAACCAAAGAAAAGATGAATAG
- a CDS encoding rod shape-determining protein gives MGFFDFMTEDIAIDLGTANTLIIHNDKVVIDSPSIVARDRISGKIIAVGKEANMMQGKTHENIKTIRPLKDGVIADFDASEKMISMFIKSIPALKKRMFTPALRMVVCIPSGITEVEMRAVKESCERVNGKEVYLIHEPMAAAIGIGIDIMQPKGNMIVDIGGGTTEIAVIALGGIVCDKSVKIAGDVFTNDIVYYMRTQHNLFVGESTAEKIKIQIGAAIENLETPPEDMSVQGRDLLTGKPKQVEVSYREIAKALDKSIQRIEDAVMETLSQTPPELAADIYNTGIYLAGGGSMLRGLDKRISQKTDLPVYIAEDPLRAVVRGTGMALKNISKFKNILIK, from the coding sequence ATGGGATTTTTTGATTTCATGACCGAGGATATTGCGATAGACCTTGGTACAGCAAACACTTTAATCATTCACAATGACAAAGTCGTAATTGACAGTCCATCTATAGTTGCGCGTGATAGAATATCAGGCAAGATTATTGCAGTTGGCAAAGAAGCCAATATGATGCAAGGGAAGACGCATGAAAACATTAAAACAATTAGGCCTTTAAAAGATGGTGTAATTGCCGATTTTGATGCCTCTGAAAAAATGATCAGTATGTTTATAAAAAGCATACCTGCATTGAAAAAAAGAATGTTTACTCCAGCTCTTAGAATGGTAGTTTGTATTCCTTCGGGAATTACCGAAGTAGAGATGAGAGCGGTAAAAGAATCTTGTGAAAGAGTTAATGGTAAAGAAGTATATTTAATTCATGAGCCTATGGCCGCTGCAATTGGTATTGGTATCGATATTATGCAACCAAAAGGAAATATGATTGTTGATATAGGTGGTGGAACAACTGAAATCGCTGTAATTGCATTAGGAGGAATCGTTTGTGATAAATCTGTTAAAATCGCGGGAGATGTTTTTACCAATGATATTGTTTACTACATGCGCACACAACACAACTTATTTGTTGGAGAAAGTACTGCTGAAAAAATAAAAATTCAAATTGGTGCTGCTATCGAAAACTTGGAAACTCCTCCAGAAGATATGTCTGTTCAAGGAAGAGACTTATTGACTGGTAAGCCAAAACAAGTAGAAGTATCTTATAGAGAAATTGCAAAAGCATTAGACAAATCGATTCAACGAATTGAAGATGCGGTAATGGAAACATTATCTCAAACTCCTCCAGAATTAGCAGCTGACATCTATAATACAGGTATTTATTTAGCAGGTGGTGGGTCTATGTTAAGAGGACTAGATAAAAGAATTTCTCAAAAAACGGATTTACCCGTTTACATTGCTGAAGATCCGTTAAGAGCTGTTGTAAGAGGAACTGGAATGGCACTGAAAAACATTTCAAAATTTAAAAATATATTAATCAAGTAA
- a CDS encoding DNA/RNA non-specific endonuclease, protein MLSDKAFVSISEKEQSNLLSHSFQKGTFDYLPTSTTNQIIKHLYYTLSYNEDKEQAEWVAYELNGSNDKKNKFERPFFIKDPKVTSGSADWKNYKKSGYDKGHLCPAGDMTFDKKAYDETFYTSNIAPQLHDFNDGVWNKLEQKTRYWSVKYKKLYVITGGILSSNLKTIGKENVAVPNYFYKIIGSDLGGKFKMIAFLVPNAKSDKPLYDFVVSVDTIEKMTGIDFFSKLEDKIETNLEKKNDYKEWSFN, encoded by the coding sequence ATGCTTTCAGATAAAGCTTTTGTAAGTATAAGTGAAAAAGAACAATCAAACTTGTTATCACATTCTTTTCAAAAAGGTACTTTTGATTACTTGCCTACTTCAACAACAAATCAAATTATAAAGCATTTATATTATACCTTATCTTATAACGAAGATAAAGAGCAGGCCGAATGGGTTGCTTATGAATTAAACGGCTCAAATGATAAGAAAAATAAATTTGAGAGACCTTTTTTTATTAAAGATCCTAAAGTAACAAGTGGATCTGCCGATTGGAAAAACTACAAAAAATCTGGCTATGATAAAGGTCATCTTTGTCCAGCTGGAGATATGACTTTTGATAAAAAAGCGTATGACGAAACATTTTACACTTCGAATATTGCTCCTCAATTACACGATTTTAATGATGGTGTCTGGAATAAATTAGAACAGAAAACACGTTATTGGTCTGTGAAATATAAAAAACTATATGTAATTACAGGTGGAATATTATCATCAAATTTGAAGACCATTGGGAAAGAGAATGTAGCTGTGCCAAATTATTTTTATAAAATAATTGGTAGTGATCTCGGAGGAAAATTTAAAATGATTGCTTTTTTGGTTCCAAATGCAAAAAGTGACAAGCCTTTATATGATTTTGTTGTTTCTGTTGATACTATTGAAAAAATGACAGGAATTGATTTTTTTTCTAAGTTAGAAGATAAAATAGAAACTAATTTAGAAAAGAAAAACGATTATAAAGAATGGAGTTTTAATTAA
- a CDS encoding rod shape-determining protein MreD has protein sequence MNSTLLVNIFRFVLLLALQILVFNNMNFGGYVSAFPYILFIILYPVNGNKANLLIASFFLGLIMDLFCNSGGVHATACVILAYLRPFFFKFSFGLSYEYQTIKLNDVLTPERFTFILLAVTTHHVTLFLLESFQISFLLDVLLRTLLSTLFTILTCIILIYLIKPNKR, from the coding sequence ATGAATAGCACGTTGTTAGTGAATATTTTTCGTTTTGTGCTCTTATTAGCTTTACAAATTCTAGTTTTTAATAATATGAATTTTGGAGGATATGTAAGTGCTTTTCCTTATATTCTTTTTATCATCCTTTATCCAGTAAATGGTAACAAAGCCAATCTTCTTATTGCTAGTTTTTTTCTAGGATTGATTATGGATTTATTTTGTAATTCTGGGGGTGTTCATGCCACTGCATGTGTTATCTTGGCATATTTAAGACCTTTCTTTTTTAAATTTTCATTTGGCCTTAGTTATGAATATCAAACCATTAAATTAAATGATGTATTAACACCAGAACGATTTACGTTTATTTTATTGGCAGTTACAACACACCATGTTACTTTATTTCTATTAGAATCTTTTCAAATCTCATTCCTTTTAGACGTTCTACTTAGAACTCTTTTAAGTACACTATTTACAATTTTAACTTGTATTATTCTTATTTACTTAATAAAGCCAAATAAACGATGA
- a CDS encoding carboxy terminal-processing peptidase, whose amino-acid sequence MNSIISFMKRNYKILIAVVCLSVTLFAFNIKSKKEVDPDRDKLLLELLTFVIEKGHYNPAIIDDTFSKGVYKDYIAALDPSKRFFLQSDINEFSKFELELDDQLTNKDLTFFNLTYDRLMLRMDESKKVFKDILSKPFDYKVDEDFNVDYDKAPYSKNTTELKEKWRKQIKLSTLSSYTDKKKMEEDKKLKDPNYVMKTDAALEAETREGSLNSLNESFGFMNELKRDDWFTLYINSIMSRFDPHTTYFAPEEKERFDVSMSGKLEGIGARLQKKNDYTEISELISGGPAWRGKQLEAGDLVMKVAQGNGVPVDVVGMRLDDVVKKIKGPKGSEVRLTVKKVDGTIQVISIIRDIVEIEETYAKSSVVEKNGNKYGVIYLPKFYIDFENKDGRDAGKDIALEVDRLKKAGVNGIVLDVRDDGGGSLSTVVDIAGLFIEQGPIVQIKSAGKKKEILYDTDKKIEWDGPLVIMVNEFSASASEILAAAIQDYKRGIIIGSKQTYGKGTVQNVIDLNQFVRNSSAGDLGALKTTTQKFYRINGGSTQLEGVSSDVVMPDRYAYLKMGERDEENAMKWDKIDPAPYSVWNNNSKFEQAIINSKKRIENNIQFRLIEENAKWIDSRSTENTYSLNIDKFKVAQNQIEESAKKFKPIVDYKNNLKFTSLPYELDGISKDAVLKEKRERWHESLSKDIYVEEALNVLDDLQTKSIVKSTIPGDKKGKLVKS is encoded by the coding sequence ATGAATTCTATTATTAGCTTTATGAAAAGAAATTATAAAATACTCATAGCTGTGGTGTGCCTTTCGGTGACCTTATTTGCCTTTAATATAAAATCAAAGAAAGAAGTTGATCCAGATAGAGATAAGTTATTATTGGAGCTTTTGACATTTGTAATAGAGAAAGGGCATTATAATCCTGCAATTATTGACGATACTTTTTCAAAAGGAGTATACAAGGACTATATAGCGGCATTAGATCCTTCAAAGCGTTTCTTCCTGCAATCGGATATTAACGAGTTTTCTAAATTCGAATTAGAACTTGACGATCAGTTGACTAATAAAGATTTAACCTTTTTTAATCTTACTTATGATCGTTTAATGCTTCGTATGGATGAAAGCAAAAAAGTGTTTAAAGATATTTTGAGCAAACCTTTCGATTATAAAGTTGATGAGGATTTTAATGTTGATTACGATAAAGCTCCTTATTCTAAAAACACTACAGAATTAAAAGAAAAATGGAGAAAACAAATTAAATTATCGACTCTTTCGTCTTATACAGATAAGAAAAAAATGGAAGAGGATAAGAAATTGAAAGATCCAAATTATGTAATGAAAACAGATGCTGCTCTTGAAGCTGAAACTAGAGAGGGTTCTTTGAATTCTTTGAATGAATCTTTTGGTTTTATGAATGAATTGAAAAGAGATGATTGGTTTACATTGTATATTAATTCAATAATGTCACGTTTTGACCCACATACTACTTATTTTGCTCCTGAAGAGAAAGAGAGATTTGACGTAAGTATGAGTGGTAAACTTGAAGGTATTGGTGCGAGATTACAAAAGAAAAATGATTATACCGAAATTTCAGAATTAATTTCAGGAGGTCCAGCTTGGAGAGGAAAACAATTGGAAGCAGGAGATTTAGTGATGAAAGTAGCACAAGGAAATGGTGTTCCTGTGGATGTTGTTGGAATGCGTTTGGATGATGTAGTTAAAAAAATTAAAGGACCAAAAGGTTCTGAAGTTCGTTTAACAGTTAAAAAAGTTGATGGAACGATTCAGGTGATTTCTATAATAAGAGATATTGTTGAGATTGAAGAAACGTATGCTAAATCTAGTGTAGTTGAAAAAAATGGTAATAAATACGGGGTGATTTATTTACCTAAATTTTATATCGATTTTGAAAACAAAGACGGTAGAGATGCTGGAAAAGATATTGCTTTGGAAGTAGATCGTTTGAAAAAAGCAGGTGTAAACGGTATTGTTTTGGATGTACGTGATGATGGTGGAGGATCGTTGTCTACTGTTGTTGATATTGCTGGTTTATTTATTGAGCAAGGTCCAATAGTACAAATAAAATCAGCTGGTAAGAAAAAAGAAATTTTATATGATACCGATAAAAAAATTGAATGGGATGGACCATTAGTAATTATGGTAAATGAATTTTCTGCATCAGCTTCAGAGATTTTGGCAGCAGCTATTCAAGACTATAAAAGAGGGATTATTATCGGAAGTAAACAAACTTACGGTAAAGGAACTGTTCAAAATGTAATTGATTTGAATCAGTTTGTACGCAATAGTTCTGCAGGAGATTTAGGAGCATTGAAAACAACGACTCAGAAATTTTATAGAATTAATGGAGGTTCTACTCAACTTGAAGGAGTGAGCAGTGATGTGGTTATGCCGGATCGTTATGCTTATTTAAAAATGGGAGAACGTGATGAAGAAAATGCTATGAAATGGGATAAAATTGATCCAGCTCCTTATTCAGTTTGGAATAATAATTCCAAATTTGAACAAGCTATTATTAATAGTAAAAAGAGAATTGAAAACAATATTCAATTTCGATTGATAGAAGAAAATGCGAAATGGATTGATAGTAGAAGTACTGAAAATACATATAGCTTGAATATTGATAAGTTTAAAGTAGCTCAAAATCAAATTGAAGAATCTGCTAAAAAATTCAAACCAATTGTTGATTATAAAAACAATTTAAAATTCACTTCATTACCTTATGAATTAGATGGGATTAGTAAAGACGCTGTTTTAAAAGAAAAAAGAGAAAGATGGCATGAAAGTTTATCTAAAGACATTTATGTTGAAGAAGCTTTGAATGTTCTGGATGATTTACAGACTAAATCAATTGTAAAGAGTACTATTCCAGGAGATAAAAAAGGAAAGTTAGTTAAATCATAA
- the rodA gene encoding rod shape-determining protein RodA, with amino-acid sequence MKNQSLSSNIDWICIIIYIALVFLGWLNIYSSSLSSTEGTYEKQAIFIALTIPIIFILLYIDGKFYEKYASIIFVISLISLAGLFVFGKTIAGQRCWYGFGSFTLQPSEFAKAATSLAIAKYLSDTQINLKETNRQIQALAIVFLPVMLILPQPDPGSALIYSIFIIVLFREGLPAWYVWTGFITILLFMLTLVLEPEYVILISLLIIILIHYKSRIADRNIVLSGILFAIISGFVLSVNYVFTNVFKQHHRDRFNILLGKEVDMKGIGYNTNQSEIAVGSGGWLGKGFLEGTQTKGGFVPEQHTDYIFTTVGEEWGFLGCLVVIGLFTGLFLRVIYLAERQKTKFSRVYGYCVAGILFTHFFVNIAMVIGIFPTIGVPLPFFSYGGSGLWGFTILLFIFIKMDANKVNEW; translated from the coding sequence ATGAAAAATCAAAGTTTATCAAGCAATATTGATTGGATATGTATCATTATCTATATAGCACTAGTGTTTTTAGGTTGGTTAAATATATATTCATCCTCATTATCTTCTACAGAGGGAACTTATGAAAAGCAAGCCATATTCATTGCTTTAACTATTCCTATAATTTTTATTTTGTTATATATTGATGGTAAATTTTATGAAAAATATGCCAGTATTATATTTGTGATTTCTCTTATCTCTCTTGCTGGTTTATTTGTTTTTGGAAAAACAATAGCGGGGCAGCGCTGTTGGTATGGATTTGGGAGTTTCACATTACAACCATCAGAATTTGCAAAAGCTGCAACCTCCTTAGCCATTGCAAAATATTTAAGTGATACACAGATTAACTTAAAAGAAACAAATAGACAAATACAGGCATTAGCAATTGTCTTCTTACCAGTTATGCTCATTTTACCACAACCAGATCCTGGTAGTGCATTAATTTACAGTATTTTTATTATCGTTTTATTTAGAGAAGGATTACCTGCTTGGTATGTATGGACAGGTTTTATAACTATTTTACTGTTTATGTTAACGTTGGTATTAGAGCCTGAATATGTTATTTTGATATCACTTTTGATAATTATTTTAATCCATTATAAATCAAGAATAGCAGATAGAAACATTGTATTGAGCGGCATTCTTTTTGCCATTATATCTGGCTTTGTTTTATCTGTAAACTATGTTTTTACCAATGTTTTCAAACAACATCATCGTGACCGTTTCAATATCTTATTGGGCAAAGAGGTAGACATGAAAGGTATTGGATATAACACCAACCAATCTGAAATTGCAGTTGGCTCCGGAGGCTGGCTGGGAAAAGGTTTTCTTGAAGGAACACAAACTAAAGGAGGTTTTGTACCTGAACAACATACTGATTATATTTTTACTACAGTTGGAGAAGAATGGGGATTTCTTGGATGTTTAGTAGTAATAGGTCTTTTTACTGGTTTATTCCTTAGAGTAATTTATCTTGCCGAAAGACAAAAAACCAAATTCAGCAGAGTGTATGGTTATTGTGTTGCAGGTATTTTATTTACTCACTTTTTTGTAAATATTGCAATGGTTATTGGGATTTTTCCAACGATCGGAGTACCTTTGCCTTTCTTTTCTTACGGAGGATCGGGTTTGTGGGGATTCACAATTTTATTATTCATTTTTATCAAAATGGATGCTAACAAAGTGAATGAGTGGTAA
- the mrdA gene encoding penicillin-binding protein 2 — protein MRKILLPALIIIGASLLIIRVFYLQIIDDSFKLKSENNAIKIEYDYPERGYIYDRNGVLLVANQPSYDIMVIPRELNKTDTLEFCKLLNITKEDFIKKIEKAKVYSPRLPSVFLAQLNKTEFAAFQEKIRKFEGFYFQKRSLRDYEANYGANIFGFITQANEKLIEKNHYYKSGDLIGKQGVEESYEKILRGIKGVKYFQKDKFNREIGSYKDGKYDTIALQGEDINLTIDAEIQKYGEQLMVNKRGGIVAIEPKTGEILALVTAPSYDPGILVGRQRSKNYTKLYRDSIANPLYDRSLLAEYPPGSPFKIMTGLVGLQEEVIDEETTFVCNHGFAYARGHFQRCHCGGGIRDLHVGTYKSCNAYFSNVYLRTIAKYNKPAYAVDVWSNHIKSFGLGQFMGYDLPTGKKGNIPTSKTYKRIYPNGGWRGTTIISNAIGQGEVLMTPIQLANMMSAVANEGYYYTPHIIKKIKGETIDKKYTTKHVTTIDKKHFAPMISGLFDVYNKGTAYALRVEGIDICGKTGTAENFAKINGVRTQLEDHSIFVAFAPKDNPKIAIAILVENGGFGSTIAGPIASLMIEKYLRKKITRTDLETRVLNTSLQGRYAKLGGLSEEVKKELWIKDSILKSKTKLAAAKKDTLKTKK, from the coding sequence ATGAGAAAAATCTTGTTGCCAGCTTTAATCATTATTGGGGCATCTTTGTTAATCATTCGTGTTTTTTACTTGCAAATTATTGATGATTCTTTTAAACTAAAATCTGAAAATAATGCTATAAAAATAGAGTATGATTATCCAGAGAGAGGTTATATCTATGACAGAAATGGCGTTTTATTAGTTGCCAATCAACCCTCTTATGATATCATGGTAATTCCAAGAGAGTTAAACAAAACAGATACATTGGAGTTTTGTAAATTATTGAATATTACCAAAGAAGATTTTATTAAAAAAATAGAAAAAGCCAAAGTTTACAGTCCTAGATTACCATCAGTATTTTTGGCTCAATTAAATAAAACTGAATTTGCCGCTTTTCAAGAAAAAATTAGAAAATTTGAAGGCTTTTATTTTCAAAAACGTTCATTACGCGATTATGAAGCAAATTATGGGGCCAATATTTTTGGTTTTATAACACAAGCCAATGAAAAGCTTATTGAAAAAAATCATTACTATAAAAGTGGTGATTTAATTGGAAAACAAGGAGTTGAGGAAAGTTATGAAAAAATTCTCCGAGGAATAAAAGGAGTTAAATATTTTCAAAAAGACAAATTCAATAGAGAAATTGGCTCCTATAAAGACGGAAAATACGACACGATTGCTCTACAAGGAGAAGATATAAACCTGACCATAGATGCCGAAATTCAAAAATACGGCGAACAATTAATGGTAAATAAACGAGGAGGAATAGTTGCTATTGAACCTAAAACAGGTGAAATTCTAGCACTTGTTACCGCACCTTCTTATGATCCAGGAATTTTAGTTGGCAGACAACGTTCTAAAAACTATACTAAATTATATCGCGATTCTATTGCAAACCCACTTTACGACAGGTCTTTACTAGCTGAATACCCTCCAGGCTCCCCTTTTAAAATCATGACTGGCCTTGTTGGATTACAAGAAGAAGTAATAGACGAAGAAACTACTTTTGTATGTAATCATGGTTTTGCCTACGCAAGAGGACATTTTCAAAGATGTCACTGTGGTGGAGGTATTCGTGATTTACATGTTGGTACTTATAAATCTTGTAATGCTTATTTCTCTAACGTATATCTGAGAACTATTGCCAAATACAACAAACCAGCGTATGCAGTAGACGTATGGAGCAATCACATAAAAAGTTTTGGTCTAGGACAATTTATGGGGTATGATTTACCTACTGGAAAAAAAGGAAATATCCCCACTTCAAAAACATACAAAAGAATATATCCGAATGGAGGCTGGAGAGGTACAACAATTATTTCTAACGCTATAGGACAAGGTGAAGTATTGATGACACCTATACAATTAGCGAATATGATGTCGGCAGTAGCTAATGAAGGATATTATTATACTCCTCACATTATTAAAAAAATAAAAGGGGAAACAATAGATAAAAAGTACACTACAAAACATGTAACTACCATAGACAAAAAACATTTTGCCCCTATGATTAGTGGACTATTTGATGTGTATAACAAAGGAACAGCTTATGCCCTTAGAGTAGAAGGAATAGATATTTGTGGAAAAACAGGAACTGCTGAAAATTTTGCCAAAATTAACGGAGTAAGAACACAACTAGAAGATCATTCCATTTTTGTTGCATTTGCACCAAAAGACAATCCCAAAATAGCCATAGCCATATTAGTAGAAAATGGAGGCTTTGGATCAACTATTGCGGGCCCTATTGCCAGTTTAATGATTGAAAAATACTTAAGAAAAAAAATCACAAGAACTGATTTAGAAACTCGTGTATTGAACACTAGCTTACAGGGACGCTACGCAAAACTAGGTGGACTTTCAGAAGAAGTTAAAAAAGAATTATGGATAAAAGATTCTATTTTAAAAAGTAAAACAAAACTTGCTGCAGCAAAAAAAGATACTTTAAAAACCAAAAAATAA